A part of Paenibacillus sp. 481 genomic DNA contains:
- a CDS encoding radical SAM protein, with protein sequence MYLVYADEKGNIFDHSELIGLARSGDMVVEIFPEELIPLPEGATLVGLPGTRPVAMDPDTGEMVALPGNVQAVGALLPQGFTRLHIPSYVKTDKAQVLPLFGYSAVVWKDDGFYVAADPSDDPDKWDPLNCDRTELRVQVDQLQHKYPDNRLYQHLSHCALQYECLTASNTFLNRWEGAVPVSYSCNAGCFGCISEQPDDSGFPAPQTRMNFKPTVDEVVQVMLEHLKTPESIISFGQGCEGEPSTQAKIIVEAMREVRRQTDMGYININTNAGLNDHIRAIVDAGLDLMRVSTISALDDHYNAYYRPRGYTLSNVEKSLRYASEQGVYTSINYLIFPGVTDREEEVEAMVEFARRSKLRLIQMRNLNIDPESYLSLIPKAQGDILGMKQMLDIFREELPDVVIGSYSHVPPAHLARPKVRA encoded by the coding sequence ATGTACTTAGTGTATGCAGATGAAAAAGGCAACATTTTTGACCATTCCGAGTTAATAGGCCTTGCTCGCAGCGGAGATATGGTTGTGGAAATATTTCCAGAAGAACTAATTCCGCTGCCAGAGGGAGCGACGCTCGTCGGATTGCCGGGGACGCGTCCGGTTGCGATGGACCCGGATACAGGAGAGATGGTGGCGCTTCCAGGAAATGTACAGGCTGTCGGTGCATTGTTGCCACAGGGTTTTACCCGACTGCACATTCCGAGTTACGTAAAAACGGACAAGGCACAAGTGTTGCCGCTGTTCGGGTATTCAGCCGTCGTTTGGAAGGATGACGGATTTTATGTAGCGGCTGACCCGTCGGATGATCCGGATAAATGGGACCCGTTAAATTGCGACCGTACTGAGCTTCGTGTTCAAGTCGATCAGTTACAACATAAATATCCAGACAACCGTTTGTATCAGCATTTGTCACACTGCGCATTGCAGTATGAATGCTTAACAGCTTCGAATACGTTTCTGAACCGCTGGGAAGGTGCTGTGCCTGTATCGTATTCATGCAATGCGGGCTGCTTTGGCTGCATTTCCGAACAGCCTGACGACAGCGGATTCCCGGCGCCGCAGACGCGTATGAACTTCAAACCAACGGTTGATGAAGTTGTACAAGTCATGTTGGAACACTTGAAGACGCCAGAATCCATTATTAGTTTTGGCCAAGGTTGCGAAGGCGAGCCTTCCACACAAGCCAAAATTATCGTTGAGGCGATGCGTGAAGTGCGCCGCCAAACCGATATGGGATATATCAACATCAACACAAATGCGGGTTTGAATGATCATATTCGCGCAATTGTAGATGCTGGCTTGGACTTGATGCGCGTTAGTACGATCAGTGCGTTGGATGATCATTACAACGCATACTACCGTCCGCGCGGATACACACTATCAAACGTAGAGAAATCACTGCGTTACGCGTCCGAGCAAGGCGTGTACACGTCGATCAATTACTTGATCTTCCCAGGTGTAACTGATCGCGAGGAAGAAGTAGAGGCGATGGTGGAGTTTGCGCGTCGTTCGAAGCTGCGCCTTATTCAAATGCGTAACCTGAATATTGATCCGGAGAGCTACTTGTCATTAATTCCAAAAGCGCAGGGCGACATTCTTGGTATGAAACAGATGCTCGACATTTTCCGTGAAGAATTGCCGGATGTCGTCATTGGTTCTTACTCTCATGTGCCACCTGCTCATCTTGCTCGCCCGAAAGTGCGGGCATAA
- the rpmE gene encoding 50S ribosomal protein L31, whose translation MKEAIQPKYYVTTVSCACGNTFETGSIKENLKVEVCSACHPFYTGKQKFLDAGGRVDRFKKKYGI comes from the coding sequence ATGAAAGAAGCAATTCAACCGAAATACTACGTAACGACAGTTTCTTGCGCATGCGGAAACACGTTTGAAACAGGTTCCATTAAGGAAAACCTGAAAGTTGAGGTTTGCTCTGCTTGCCACCCATTCTACACTGGTAAACAGAAATTCCTTGATGCAGGCGGTCGTGTTGATCGATTCAAGAAAAAATATGGTATCTAA
- a CDS encoding ATP-binding protein produces the protein MKDIVPPAGSAAPPLSSTREHVSAANGELNLLQQFAGAFLRDVNLGVIVLDTRFCLVDVSDMACQVLGWEQEQVLNCRMSELFGELPTEHHLVQRSLLEGVVVRNHAVPWSNGSRRYDLLLDSNVLRDTEGAIVGAYVIFKDVSNLRSLEEQVQRSDRLAMIGQIAAGTAHEIRNPLTSIKGFLQMFKKTLNDKGMSKEVHHTEIMLTEINRINELVSEFLLLSKPKNVTIERLDLYQVMNDIMPIIRNEAVLHGVQVRYEATEVMPYVVADRELLKQVFINIAKNGIEAMVGGGTLSVTVKLDQVGRWVLIEIHDTGPGIPAFLIDKIFDPFFTTKQNGTGLGLSVCQRIIHDLCGTIRVSSKGFGTTFTVAVPYQDN, from the coding sequence ATGAAGGATATCGTTCCGCCTGCCGGTTCCGCCGCTCCCCCGTTATCCTCAACTAGAGAACATGTATCAGCAGCCAATGGGGAGTTAAACTTATTGCAGCAGTTTGCAGGAGCTTTTTTACGAGATGTGAATTTGGGAGTTATTGTGCTGGATACGCGGTTTTGTTTAGTGGATGTAAGCGATATGGCGTGCCAAGTGCTCGGATGGGAGCAGGAGCAGGTCCTGAACTGCCGCATGTCAGAACTATTCGGTGAATTGCCCACGGAGCATCATCTTGTACAGCGCTCGCTGCTAGAAGGTGTCGTTGTGCGTAACCATGCAGTACCATGGAGCAACGGTTCGCGGCGATACGATTTGTTACTCGATTCAAACGTGTTGCGGGATACGGAGGGGGCTATCGTTGGGGCGTACGTCATTTTTAAGGATGTATCGAATTTGCGTTCCCTAGAAGAGCAAGTACAACGAAGTGACCGTCTTGCGATGATCGGTCAAATTGCTGCTGGAACAGCGCATGAAATCCGAAATCCGCTAACGTCTATTAAAGGTTTTTTACAAATGTTCAAGAAGACGTTAAATGATAAAGGCATGTCCAAAGAAGTACATCATACCGAAATTATGTTGACTGAAATCAATCGTATCAATGAACTGGTCAGTGAATTTTTACTGCTTAGCAAGCCCAAAAATGTTACGATTGAACGTTTGGACCTTTATCAAGTCATGAACGACATCATGCCGATTATTCGCAACGAAGCCGTGCTGCACGGTGTTCAAGTACGCTACGAAGCGACTGAAGTGATGCCTTACGTAGTAGCTGACCGAGAATTGCTAAAGCAAGTTTTTATTAATATTGCGAAAAATGGGATAGAAGCTATGGTTGGCGGAGGCACACTCAGCGTAACCGTTAAGCTCGATCAAGTGGGACGCTGGGTACTTATAGAAATTCATGATACAGGACCGGGTATTCCAGCTTTTTTAATTGATAAAATTTTCGATCCATTCTTTACAACTAAGCAAAATGGAACGGGTCTTGGTTTATCGGTGTGCCAACGTATCATTCACGATCTTTGCGGAACAATAAGGGTTTCTTCCAAAGGTTTTGGCACTACCTTTACAGTAGCTGTACCGTATCAAGACAACTAA